The DNA window CTCAGTCCGTGGGAACGCTACGCGGCACGGGTGCACGCGGCGGTGCTGACCAACCCGGGCTGCGTGTTCAGCCACGAGTCCGCCGCCGTCCTTCTCGGGCTGCCGATCATCGGCGAGCCGCGCGACGTGCACGTCCTCGACGGATCGTCTGCGACGTCGCGACTCACGGGTGGCATCCGCCTGCACACGACGGCGGGCGATCGCGGGATCGTGGACGTCGGCGGCATCCTGGTCACATCGGTGCTCGCCACGACGATCGATCTCGCGCGCTCGCGGCACTGTGCGTGGGGACTGGCGGTGTCGGATGCCGCGCTCCGCCTCGACGACACGCTGACGGTCGAGGCTCTCGTCGCGCACAACGAGAGCCGCCTCGGCAGCCGCGGGCGGCGGCGCGCACGGTGGGCGCTCCACCGTGCCTCTCCGCTGGCGGAGACGACCCTCGAGTCACTCAGTCGCGCGGCGATCGAGTGGCTCGGATTCGAGGAACCGGAGCTCCAGAAGTGGTTCGACGGCGACCGGGTCGACATGTGGTGGGCGGGGAGTCGCATCATCGGCGAGTCGGACGGGGACGTGAAGTACGACGGATCACGACAAGACCCTGTGGTCGCCATCCGTAGGGAGAAGGAGCGGGATCGACGGCTGGCGGGAGTGTCAGACGGACTCGCGCACTGGGGCTGGGCTGACGTCGCGCGCATCGATCCGCTGCGATCTGCGCTGCGCAACGCGGGTCTGAGTCCTGTGGCGCCCGAGTCCTCTCCCGAGCTGTACTCGCTGAGTGCGCTGATGGCCCCGCGGCGCCGCCGCGGCGGCGAGACTGCACCTGGCCGGCGAGACTGAGGGAAATCCCCTCTGTCTCGCCGCGCCGGTGCAGTCTCACGGGAAGGCCCGGAAGACCCCGGAAGGCCCGGGAAGGCCCGGGACGGCCGGGACGAGCGCGTCGGCTCGCGTCTCAGGCGAAGGCTTCGATCGGCGGGCACGCGCACACGAGATTGCGATCGCCGTAGGCCTGATCGATGCGCCGCACCGGCGGCCAGTACTTCGTGCGGATGAGCGCCCGCACCGGGTAGACCGCGGTCTCGCGGGAGTACGGGTGCTCCCACTCCTCGACCACCACGGCCTCGGCGGTGTGCGGCGCGTTGACGAGCGGGTTGTCGTCGGCGGGCCACTCCCCCGCGCCGACCGCGATGGCCTCGGCCTTGATCGCGATCATGGCCTCGACGAAGCGGTCGAGCTCGGCGAGGTCCTCCGACTCGGTGGGCTCCACCATGAGGGTGCCCGCCACGGGGAACGACATCGTCGGTGCGTGGAAGCCGTAGTCGATGAGGCGCTTGGCCACGTCGTCCACGGTCACACCGGTCTCCTCGCGGAGCGGACGCAGATCGAGGATGCACTCGTGCGCCACGAGCCCCGACTCCCCCGTGTAGAGCACCGGGAAGTGGCGGCGCAGGCGGGCCGCGACGTAGTTGGCCGACAGCACGGCGGCGGCCGTGGCATCCCTCAGTCCGTCTCCGCCCATCATGCGCACGTACGCCCACGAGATGGGGAGGATGCCGGCCGAGCCGTACGGCGCCGCCGAGATCGCGCCGCCCTCGAACGTGTAGCCGCCGGCGTGGTCGTCGCGCTGCGCGAACGGGTGCGACGGCAGGTGCGGCGCGAGATGCGCCTTGGCCGCCACCGGGCCGACGCCGGGTCCGCCGCCGCCGTGCGGGATGGCGAACGTCTTGTGCAGGTTGAGGTGCGACACATCGCCGCCGAGGTCGCCGAAGCGGGCGTAGCCCAGCAGCGCGTTGAGGTTCGCACCGTCGACGTAGACCTGCCCGCCGGCGTCGTGGACGGCCTGCGTGATCTCGAGCACGTCGTGCTCGTACACGCCGTGCGTGGACGGGTAGGTGATCATGAGCGCCGCGAGCGTGTCGGCATGCGCGGCGATCTTCGCCCGCAGGTCGTCGAGGTCGACGTTGCCGGCCTCGTCGCACGCCACCACGACCACCTTCATGCCGGCGAGCACGGCCGAGGCGGCGTTCGTGCCGTGGGCCGAGGACGGGATGAGGCAGACGGTGCGCTCGAGGTCGCCGTTGGCGCGGTGGTAGCCGCGGATCGCGAGGAGCCCGGCGAGCTCCCCCTGCGAGCCGGCGTTCGGCTGCAGCGACACCGTGTCGTAGCCGGTGACCTCCGCGAGCCACGTCTCGAGCTGCTCGATCATGGCGAGATAGCCGATCACGTCGTCCGCCGGGGCGAACGGGTGCACACGCGAGAACTCCGGCCACGAGACGGCGGCCATCTCGGTGGCGGCGTTGAGCTTCATGGTGCACGAGCCGAGCGGGATCATGCCCCTGTCGAGCGCGTAGTCGCGGTCGGCCAGAGCCTTGAGGTAGCGCATCATCGCCGTCTCGCTGCGGTGCATGCGGAAGACGGGGTGCTGGAGGTACTCGTCCTGACGGTGGAGGTCGGCAGGGACGGATGCCAGGGGCACGGCTCCCTCGGGATCCACCGGCGCCCCGTCGTCCGGCAGGCCGAAGGCCGTCGCCACGGCGGCCAGGTCGGCGGCGGTCGTCGTCTCGTCGACCGAGACGCCGACCGTGGCGTCGTCGACCCGGAGCAGCTGGTAGCCGAGAGCGCGCGCGCGCTCGATCACGCGGTCGGCGGTGCCGGGGACGACCACCCGCAGCGTGTCGAAGAACGCGTCGGACACCAGCGTGAGGCCGTAGCCGCGCAGCTGCGCGGCGAGGGTCTCGGTCTTGGTGGCGACGTCCTCGGCGATCGCGCGGAGTCCGTCGGGCCCGTGGTAAACGGCGTACATCGCGGCCATGACGGCCAGCAGCACCTGCGCGGTGCAGATGTTGGACGTCGCCTTCTCACGTCGGATGTGCTGCTCGCGCGTCTGGAGCGACAGGCGGTACGCGGAGTGGCCGACGGCGTCCTGCGAGACGCCCACGAGGCGGCCCGGGAGCTGTCGTTCGAGTCCGGCGCGCACGGCCATGTAGCCGGCGTGGGGTCCGCCGAAGCCGAGGGGGACGCCGAAGCGCTGCGTCGTGCCCACCGCGACGTCGGCCCCGAAGGAGCCGGGCGAGCGCAGGAGGGTGAGGGCGAGCAGGTCGGCCGCGGCGACGACGAGTCCGCCCGCGGAGTGCACCGCGGCGACGACGTCGGAGGGGTCCCACACGCGCCCCGAGGCGCCGGGGTACTGGACGAAGGCGCCGAAGGCGTCGGGAAGCGTCGCGGGCGTCTCGTCCCGGTGCGCTGGCTCGACGCCCGGCTGGCGGGCGAAGTCGACCACCTGCAGCTCGATCCCGAGCGCGGCGGCGCGGTGCTCGAGCAGCGCGCGGGTCTGCGGGAGGGCGTCGGCGTCCACGAGGAAGACGTCGGACGTCGACTTCGAGGCACGGCGGGCCACCAGCATCCCCTCCACGACCGCGGTCGACTCGTCGAGCATCGACGCGTTCGCGGTGGCGAGTCCCGTGAGGTCGGTCACCATCGTCTGGAAGTTGATGAGCGCCTCGAGCCGGCCCTGCGAGATCTCGGGCTGGTACGGCGTGTAGGCCGTGTACCAGGAGGGGTTCTCCAGCACGTTGCGCGCGATGACGGACGGGGTGAACGTGTCGTAGTAGCCCAGCCCGATCATCGGGCGGGCCGTGCGGTTCTGCGAGGCGAGCTCGCGCAGCTCCGCCAGCGCCTCGGCCTCCGTGGCCGCGGCGGGGATGTCGCTCGTGGCGCGAGGGTCGACGTGGATGGATGCCGGCACGGCGGCCTTCACGAGCTCGTCGACGCTGGCGTAGCCGACCGCTGCGAGCATGGTGGCCTGGGCCGCGGCATCCGTCCCGATGTGACGCGCGGTGAACCCGGCGACGGTCGGGGGCACGGGGGCGGCGCTCACGCCTCGCCACCCGTGAGAGCGAGGTAGGCGTCGCGGTCGAGGAGGCCCTCGGTCGAGGCGGCGTCGACGCGCAGCTTGATGAGCCAGCCGGCGCCGAACGGGTCGGAGTTGATGAGCGAGGGGTCGTCGACGACGTCCTGGTTGGCCTCGACGACCTCTCCGCTCAGCGGCGCGTAGAGCTCGCCCACCGACTTGGTCGACTCGATCTCGCCGACGACGGTCGCGCCGCCGACGCTCGAGCCGGCGTCGGGCAGGTCGACGAAGACGACGTCGCCGAGCTTCTCCGCGGCGTAGTCGGTGATGCCGACCGTCGCGATGTCGCCGTCGAACGAGATCCACTCGTGGTCGGACGTGTAGGACAGGGCGGTGAGATCGGTCATTTCGCGTTCCTCTGGTGGACGGGCCTCGTGTAGAAGGGCAGGGCGGTCACGGTCGCGGGGATCCGCGTGCCGCGCACATCGATGGTCAGGGCGGCGCCGGGGGCGGCGACGCGCGGTGAGACGAGGGCCATCGCGATCGGATGGCCGAGGGTGGGGCTGAGCGCGCCGCTGGTGATGACGCCGACGCGCTCGTCGCCGTCGAAGACCTCATAGCCGGCGCGGCCGGCGCGACGCCCCTCCGACACGAGCCCGACGAGCACGGGGGCATCGTCCTCGAGGGGTGCGGCGACGCCGTCCTTGCCGACGAAGTCGTCCTTGTCGGCGGCGACCGCGCGAGCGAGCCCCGCCTGCGCGGGAAGCACGTCCAGGCCCAGCTCGTGTCCGTAGAGCGGCATCCCCGCCTCGAGCCGCAGGGTGTCGCGGGCGGCGAGCCCCGCCGGCACGAGGCCGAGAGGCTCACCGGCGCGCAGCAGGGCGTCCCAGAGCGCGGGCGCCTGGTCCCACGGCACGAAGACCTCGAACCCGTCCTCGCCCGTGTAGCCGGTGCGCCCGAGGTCGATGTCGACCGCCGCCCCGCCCTCGGGCGTGAAGCGGGCGTGGCTCATGCGGTAGTACCGCAGATCGGCCAGCGGAGTGGAGTATCCGGAGATCTCGGATGCGGCGCCCAGCACCTCCGCGGCGATCGGCCCCTGCACGGCGACGAGCGCGACGGCGTCGGTGTGATCGGCGACGTCGACATCGCGCCCTCCCGCGCGCCGGCGCAGGGCCGCGCGGACGGCGTCGCGGTTGCCCGCGTTCGCCACGACCAGGAAGCTGTGCGCGCCGCGGCGGTAGACGATGACGTCGTCGATGATGCCGCCGCGCTCGTCGAGGACGAGCGAGTACTTGGCGCGGTCGTCGGCGATGTCGGACAGGCGTCCGGCGAGGGCGTAGTCGAGGAAGGACCCCGCGTCGGGGCCGTCGACCTCGAACTCCGCCATGTGCGAGATGTCGAAGAGGCCGGCCGCGCGACGCACGGCGTGGTGCTCGGCCAGGTCGGAGGTGTAGCGGACCGGCATCTCCCAGCCGCCGAAATCGGTGAAGGACGCACCGAGCGCCTCGTGTCGATCGCGCAGCGACGTCGTGCGCGGTGCAGGGCGGGGGTCTGTCATGAGTTCTCCCGGTACGGGGCGGGGCGGCACCGGACGGTGCCTGAGAACTCCCCCTCTGTCATGGGCCTGAGAGATTCCTCGCTCCTCCGTGAGGAGACGAGTTTCACCGTCGGCGGATGACGGGTGGACGCCATCGCTTTTCAGAGTGGCCCGATCGAGGCGGTACGAGTACCTGAGAGATTGGCGGGGAGGCTTGCTCCTTCGGTGCCCGGCGTCACGCGCCGAGGCTCTCCCGCATCGATCATGGGGCCGATATGCGATTGTGCGGTCACTCTAGCAGTGCCGCTGCGCCGGCCGCCTCAGGACGTGCAGTCCCCCGTGGACACGGGCGCCTGCAGCGCCGGGGCCTCGGCCACCACGGCCGCGAACTCGGCCGGCGTCATGGCGTAGCCGCGGTCGGCGTCGTCCTGCGACCGCGCGAACACCACGCCGGCCACCGCGCCGGCGGGCGTGAGCAGCGGCCCACCCGAGTTGCCCGGCTGCACGACGGCGGCGAGCGCGTAGATCTCGCGCGGCGCCGAGACGGTGTCGTAGACGTCGGGCACGGGCACGACCCCGACCGAGAGCACGGACGCGTTCACGCTGGTGAAGGGTCCCCCGAACGGGTAGCCCTGCACGACCGCCTGCGAGCCGGGCGCGAGGGTGTCGACGACGCTGAGCGGCTGCGCCTCGAGCCCGTCGACCGCGACGACGGCGAGGTCGTCGACCGGATCGAAGTAGACGACCGTGCCGTCGCGGGCCGTCAGGCCGGGCAGCTCGACGACGGGGGTCGTGACGCCGGCCAGCACGTGGGCGTTGGTGAGCACCCGCCCCGGCGCGATGACGAAGCCGCTCCCGGTGAGGCTCCGTCCGCAGGCGAACGCGGTGCCCGAGACGCGCGCGACGGATGCCGCGGCCTGGCTGAGATCGGACTGATCCAGCGCCACGGGCGGCGCCGTGGGCGCCGTCTCGTCGCTGAGGATCGACCCGAGCCGCGGGATGGTCTCGTCGAGCACCGCCGCGCGCAGCTGGGCGAGCGCGGCGGTGACGGGCGGCGGTGTGGCCTGCTCGATCACCATGAGCACGCGGGAGGACGCCACCGACGCCGACAGCACGGGCGTGCCGGTCACGGCCACGCTCGACCCGATGAGCGACAGCACGAGCGCCGCCACGACGGCGCTGATCACCCCGCCGAGCGCGCGGTCGATCCACTTGAGCTTGATCTTGTCGACGCCGCGGCGCAGGAGCGCCCCGATCACGCCGCCGATGGACGCGCCGAGCACGAGCAGCAGCACGCCGACCACCACGACGGCCAGCGGACGCCACTCCTGCCACGGCCAGGCGTCGTTGACGACGGGCATCAGCCAGAAGGCCGCGACGGCTCCCGCGATGAGGCCCACCAGTGCGCCCAGGCTCGCCACGAGACCGCGCTGGATGCCGATCGCGAACGACAGCACGAGCACGACGAGCAGCACGACGTCGATGATGAGCACGGGGACCTCCGCGAGCCAGCGTACGGAGTGTTCCTGTGTCGCTCCGGCGCGTCGCGCGCGGCGGGCAGGGCGTGTCGTCAGCGCCGGGTTGCCCTTCTGGTCCGTGTGACACTAAGCTCCTGCGCGGAGGTAAAAGTCATGATGACCCGAACCGCGATCGAGACCGCACCGGCGCCGCGCGCGCCCTCGGCGGACGACGCCACGCGCGTGGCGGTGTCGACGGTGATCTTCAGCCTCCGCCGCGAGCCCGGCGCGGAGCGGCCGACCGTCGTGCTGCCCCTCGTCACGCGGACGCGTGACCCCTTCGAGGGCATGTGGGCGCTGCCCGGCGGATGGCTGGACGCCTCCGAGAGCCTGGATGCCGCGGCATCCCGCACCCTGCAGGAGACCACGGGACTCGCCCCGAGCTACCTCGAGCAGCTGTACGCCTTCGGGGAGGTCGACCGCTCCCCCACGCGGGTGGTGTCGATCGTCTACTGGGCGCTCATCCGCCCCGACGAGGTCGACGCCGTCGCCGCGCCCGAGAACACCGCATGGTTCGAGGCGGAGTCGTGCACCGAGCTCGCCTTCGACCACACGCAGATCGTTCAGTACGCCCTCTGGCGCCTGCGCAACAAGGCCGGCTACAGCCGCATCGCCCACGGCCTGCTCGCCGACGAGTTCACCCTCGCCGAGCTGCGCGAGGTGTACGAGTCGATCCTCCGTCGCCGTCTCGATCCCGCGAACTTCCGGCGGCAGGCCGAGGCCTCCGGCACGCTGATCCCGACCGACCGGTTCCGCACCGGCAGCCACCGGCCCGCGCGGCTCTACCGCTACGACCGCGACCTCGAGCTCGCCGACCGCGGGCCCCTCACCACCTCGCACTGACCCCTCGCCCGAACGACCCGCACTGAGCGCCCCACCGAGAGAAGCACTCATGACCACCATCACCCCCGCCCCCGCACCGCTCGACCCGTCGGTCGACCACGAGATCCGCTCGATCGTCGCCGGCTCCTCGGTCGCCGAGACGTGCAACACCGACCTGGCCGCCGGCCCGTGGGCCTTCGACGAGCGCCCCGGCTACGGTCCCGGCTCGTCGATGGGCGACGTCATCCCGGTCGGCGCGCCGCGCCAGGGCGAGCTGCCGCAGTCCTATCGCGACGCCTCCGAGGACGAGCTCGACGCCCGCATCCGTGCGGCGAAGGCCACCCTCGGCGATCGCGTCGTGGTGCTCGGGCACTTCTATCAGCGGGAGGAGGTCGTGCGTCACGCGGACTACGTCGGCGACTCGTTCCAGCTCGCCAACGCCGCCGCGTCGCGCCCGGAGGCCGAGGCGATCGTCTTCTGCGGCGTGCACTTCATGGCCGAGACCGCCGACCTCCTCTCCGGCGCCGACCAGGCCGTCATCCTGCCCAACCTCGCCGCCGGGTGCTCGATGGCCGACATGGCCGACATCGACCAGGTCGAGGAGTGCTGGGAGCAGCTCGCAGACGTCTACGGCGACCTCGAGGCCGTCGACGCGGACGGACTCGTCCCCGTGGTGCCGGTCACCTACATGAACTCCTCCGCCGCGATCAAGGGCTTCGTCGGCCGTCACGGCGGCATCGTCTGCACGTCGTCCAACGCCCGCACGGTGCTCGAGTGGGCCTTCGCCCGCGGACGCCGCGTGCTGTTCTTCCCCGACCAGCACCTCGGACGCAACACGGCCAAGGCGATGGGCGTGCCGGTGGAGGAGATGCCGATGTGGAACCCGCGCCGACCCCTCGGCGGATCCACGGAGGAGCAGCTCGAGGAGGCCCGGGTGATCCTCTGGCACGGCTTCTGCTCGGTGCACCGCCGCTTCACGGTCGACCAGATCGCGGCCGCGCGTGCCGAGCACCCC is part of the Microbacterium lemovicicum genome and encodes:
- the gcvP gene encoding aminomethyl-transferring glycine dehydrogenase, giving the protein MLAAVGYASVDELVKAAVPASIHVDPRATSDIPAAATEAEALAELRELASQNRTARPMIGLGYYDTFTPSVIARNVLENPSWYTAYTPYQPEISQGRLEALINFQTMVTDLTGLATANASMLDESTAVVEGMLVARRASKSTSDVFLVDADALPQTRALLEHRAAALGIELQVVDFARQPGVEPAHRDETPATLPDAFGAFVQYPGASGRVWDPSDVVAAVHSAGGLVVAAADLLALTLLRSPGSFGADVAVGTTQRFGVPLGFGGPHAGYMAVRAGLERQLPGRLVGVSQDAVGHSAYRLSLQTREQHIRREKATSNICTAQVLLAVMAAMYAVYHGPDGLRAIAEDVATKTETLAAQLRGYGLTLVSDAFFDTLRVVVPGTADRVIERARALGYQLLRVDDATVGVSVDETTTAADLAAVATAFGLPDDGAPVDPEGAVPLASVPADLHRQDEYLQHPVFRMHRSETAMMRYLKALADRDYALDRGMIPLGSCTMKLNAATEMAAVSWPEFSRVHPFAPADDVIGYLAMIEQLETWLAEVTGYDTVSLQPNAGSQGELAGLLAIRGYHRANGDLERTVCLIPSSAHGTNAASAVLAGMKVVVVACDEAGNVDLDDLRAKIAAHADTLAALMITYPSTHGVYEHDVLEITQAVHDAGGQVYVDGANLNALLGYARFGDLGGDVSHLNLHKTFAIPHGGGGPGVGPVAAKAHLAPHLPSHPFAQRDDHAGGYTFEGGAISAAPYGSAGILPISWAYVRMMGGDGLRDATAAAVLSANYVAARLRRHFPVLYTGESGLVAHECILDLRPLREETGVTVDDVAKRLIDYGFHAPTMSFPVAGTLMVEPTESEDLAELDRFVEAMIAIKAEAIAVGAGEWPADDNPLVNAPHTAEAVVVEEWEHPYSRETAVYPVRALIRTKYWPPVRRIDQAYGDRNLVCACPPIEAFA
- a CDS encoding NUDIX hydrolase, translated to MTRTAIETAPAPRAPSADDATRVAVSTVIFSLRREPGAERPTVVLPLVTRTRDPFEGMWALPGGWLDASESLDAAASRTLQETTGLAPSYLEQLYAFGEVDRSPTRVVSIVYWALIRPDEVDAVAAPENTAWFEAESCTELAFDHTQIVQYALWRLRNKAGYSRIAHGLLADEFTLAELREVYESILRRRLDPANFRRQAEASGTLIPTDRFRTGSHRPARLYRYDRDLELADRGPLTTSH
- a CDS encoding MarP family serine protease yields the protein MLIIDVVLLVVLVLSFAIGIQRGLVASLGALVGLIAGAVAAFWLMPVVNDAWPWQEWRPLAVVVVGVLLLVLGASIGGVIGALLRRGVDKIKLKWIDRALGGVISAVVAALVLSLIGSSVAVTGTPVLSASVASSRVLMVIEQATPPPVTAALAQLRAAVLDETIPRLGSILSDETAPTAPPVALDQSDLSQAAASVARVSGTAFACGRSLTGSGFVIAPGRVLTNAHVLAGVTTPVVELPGLTARDGTVVYFDPVDDLAVVAVDGLEAQPLSVVDTLAPGSQAVVQGYPFGGPFTSVNASVLSVGVVPVPDVYDTVSAPREIYALAAVVQPGNSGGPLLTPAGAVAGVVFARSQDDADRGYAMTPAEFAAVVAEAPALQAPVSTGDCTS
- the gcvT gene encoding glycine cleavage system aminomethyltransferase GcvT, yielding MTDPRPAPRTTSLRDRHEALGASFTDFGGWEMPVRYTSDLAEHHAVRRAAGLFDISHMAEFEVDGPDAGSFLDYALAGRLSDIADDRAKYSLVLDERGGIIDDVIVYRRGAHSFLVVANAGNRDAVRAALRRRAGGRDVDVADHTDAVALVAVQGPIAAEVLGAASEISGYSTPLADLRYYRMSHARFTPEGGAAVDIDLGRTGYTGEDGFEVFVPWDQAPALWDALLRAGEPLGLVPAGLAARDTLRLEAGMPLYGHELGLDVLPAQAGLARAVAADKDDFVGKDGVAAPLEDDAPVLVGLVSEGRRAGRAGYEVFDGDERVGVITSGALSPTLGHPIAMALVSPRVAAPGAALTIDVRGTRIPATVTALPFYTRPVHQRNAK
- the gcvH gene encoding glycine cleavage system protein GcvH, which codes for MTDLTALSYTSDHEWISFDGDIATVGITDYAAEKLGDVVFVDLPDAGSSVGGATVVGEIESTKSVGELYAPLSGEVVEANQDVVDDPSLINSDPFGAGWLIKLRVDAASTEGLLDRDAYLALTGGEA
- the nadA gene encoding quinolinate synthase NadA; translation: MTTITPAPAPLDPSVDHEIRSIVAGSSVAETCNTDLAAGPWAFDERPGYGPGSSMGDVIPVGAPRQGELPQSYRDASEDELDARIRAAKATLGDRVVVLGHFYQREEVVRHADYVGDSFQLANAAASRPEAEAIVFCGVHFMAETADLLSGADQAVILPNLAAGCSMADMADIDQVEECWEQLADVYGDLEAVDADGLVPVVPVTYMNSSAAIKGFVGRHGGIVCTSSNARTVLEWAFARGRRVLFFPDQHLGRNTAKAMGVPVEEMPMWNPRRPLGGSTEEQLEEARVILWHGFCSVHRRFTVDQIAAARAEHPGVRVIVHPECPMAVVDAADEAGSTDYIRKAIAAATEPTVFAVGTEVNLVQRLAAEHPQHTIFCLDPVVCPCSTMYRIHPGYLAWVLEGLVDGQVHNRITVPADVADPARVALERMLAAKPPAAPAAAWENAS